Proteins encoded by one window of Candidatus Sumerlaea chitinivorans:
- a CDS encoding Diaminopimelate decarboxylase encodes MGSPRTFQELDEIAKKVGTPFWLIDAATLRQRIRELKAVAAPAGIQLRYAMKALSTWRVLEEMRREGIWIDAVSGNEVLRALRVGYTAGNNPPQIVLTADVFRDNALQVVLEHGILPNVGSPGMVAELRSAGYRGPIAIRVNPGFGHGHVNACDTGGPSSKHGIWYEYLEPTLAEAEAAGMQVVMLHAHIGSGPKIEELLANLERLAREFAALAPRIPHLEAVSLGGGIPHTYKEFEPPVEIQPLAQLFVEARKVIEGGAGHPLRIEIEPGRYFVAPCATLVARVTDVKRTGTNEKGTGQTFVMVDAGFVDLIRPAMYGSYHRMSVVGRGAGNPPHDVVVAGPLCESGDVFTRDASDFIAPRRLPRPERGDFLCIHDGGAYGYVMSSNYNSLGRAPQVWVEEDGSRVLISRRETLEDVVKLETDEPLS; translated from the coding sequence ATGGGGTCGCCCCGAACGTTTCAGGAGCTTGACGAGATTGCAAAGAAAGTTGGCACACCGTTTTGGCTGATCGACGCCGCGACCTTGCGCCAGAGAATTCGCGAGCTTAAAGCCGTGGCCGCGCCGGCGGGCATTCAGCTACGCTACGCGATGAAAGCCCTCTCGACGTGGCGGGTGCTGGAGGAAATGCGTCGGGAAGGAATCTGGATTGACGCCGTTTCGGGCAACGAGGTGCTGCGCGCCCTTCGTGTGGGCTACACTGCCGGCAACAATCCACCGCAGATTGTGCTGACGGCCGATGTTTTTCGCGATAACGCGCTGCAGGTTGTCCTCGAGCATGGGATCCTGCCAAACGTGGGCTCGCCCGGCATGGTTGCGGAGCTCCGCTCCGCGGGTTACCGTGGGCCAATCGCGATTCGTGTCAATCCGGGCTTTGGGCACGGCCACGTCAACGCCTGCGATACAGGTGGCCCGAGTTCCAAGCACGGGATTTGGTACGAGTATCTCGAGCCAACGCTCGCGGAGGCCGAAGCTGCCGGCATGCAGGTGGTGATGCTGCATGCGCACATCGGAAGTGGCCCCAAGATCGAAGAGCTACTTGCGAATCTTGAGCGCCTTGCCCGCGAATTTGCGGCCTTAGCTCCGCGCATTCCCCATCTGGAGGCAGTGAGTCTTGGGGGAGGCATCCCACACACCTACAAGGAATTCGAGCCACCAGTGGAAATTCAGCCGCTCGCGCAGTTGTTTGTCGAGGCGCGAAAGGTGATTGAGGGTGGAGCGGGACACCCCCTACGCATTGAGATAGAGCCCGGCCGCTACTTTGTGGCACCGTGCGCAACACTTGTGGCGCGAGTGACCGATGTGAAGCGCACCGGAACAAACGAGAAGGGCACGGGCCAGACATTTGTCATGGTGGATGCCGGATTCGTGGATTTGATTCGGCCAGCCATGTATGGCTCTTATCACCGGATGAGCGTCGTGGGACGCGGGGCGGGCAATCCGCCCCACGACGTGGTGGTGGCCGGCCCCCTTTGTGAATCGGGCGACGTGTTTACGCGCGATGCGTCGGACTTCATTGCGCCACGGCGTCTCCCGCGACCCGAGCGAGGGGATTTTCTCTGCATTCATGATGGCGGTGCTTACGGCTACGTGATGAGCTCCAACTACAACTCGTTGGGCCGGGCCCCACAGGTGTGGGTCGAGGAGGATGGAAGCCGCGTACTTATTTCGCGGCGCGAGACGCTCGAGGACGTGGTCAAGCTCGAGACGGACGAGCCACTTAGCTAA
- a CDS encoding dTDP-glucose 4,6-dehydratase yields MPVTLITGGAGFIGSHLVERFLAEGHEVIAMDNLLTGTIENIDHIRDPRFHFIHHDVTEYIYVKGRVDNILHFASPASPADYLRMPIQTLKVGSLGTHKALGLAREKGAKFLLASTSEVYGDPQVHPQPETYWGHVNPIGPRGVYDEAKRFAEAMTIAYHRYHGVETRIARIFNTYGPRMRMNDGRVVPSFIKSVLTGEPITIYGSGKQTRSFCYIDDLVEGIWRLLNSNEVMPVNLGSEFEMSIEDFATLIKRLAGSEVPVEYHPLPEDDPKTRRPDLTKARKVLGWEPKVSLEEGLRRTIEYFRANIERTTRET; encoded by the coding sequence ATGCCAGTCACGCTCATTACCGGAGGAGCAGGTTTTATTGGGTCCCATCTCGTGGAGCGTTTTCTTGCCGAGGGCCACGAAGTCATCGCAATGGACAATCTTCTAACCGGTACGATTGAGAACATTGATCACATTCGTGACCCACGGTTTCACTTCATTCATCACGACGTCACCGAGTACATCTATGTGAAGGGGCGGGTGGACAACATTCTGCACTTCGCCTCGCCCGCCAGCCCGGCGGACTATCTGCGCATGCCGATCCAAACCCTCAAGGTGGGATCGCTGGGGACTCACAAAGCGTTGGGACTCGCGCGCGAGAAAGGCGCAAAATTCCTCTTAGCTTCGACGAGCGAAGTCTATGGGGATCCGCAAGTGCACCCGCAGCCGGAGACCTACTGGGGGCACGTCAACCCGATCGGACCGCGCGGTGTTTACGATGAGGCGAAGCGGTTTGCCGAGGCAATGACGATCGCCTATCACCGTTACCATGGGGTTGAGACGCGAATCGCGCGCATCTTCAACACGTACGGCCCACGTATGCGCATGAACGATGGGCGCGTGGTGCCAAGCTTCATTAAGTCGGTGCTCACCGGCGAGCCCATCACCATCTATGGGAGCGGCAAGCAAACCCGGAGCTTCTGCTACATTGATGACTTGGTGGAGGGCATCTGGCGGCTCTTGAATTCGAACGAAGTGATGCCGGTCAACCTTGGCTCGGAATTTGAGATGAGCATCGAGGACTTTGCCACGCTGATCAAACGGTTGGCTGGGTCCGAGGTGCCTGTCGAGTATCACCCGTTGCCAGAGGACGACCCAAAAACTCGTCGGCCGGACCTGACGAAAGCGCGAAAAGTCTTAGGGTGGGAACCGAAAGTTTCGCTTGAAGAGGGATTGCGCCGGACTATCGAGTATTTCCGCGCGAATATTGAGCGGACGACACGCGAGACATGA
- a CDS encoding putative metallopeptidase, protein MRCFSGVAGRTIGVLAAIMINGVGMQFACAGKLDLSQRRILFGVGEEIRDRATAVRALSVAPTELVTTFVLERQALETGYGLRVVGLRPAEIEVNARRLDIEPLQRSDGWYYRVPEALLRVGVNEMVIRSSKATREGTLWDGTVMFSLDGSYEEIHFERAFAEGVPKVAPPADPVQPKFDVLFYDCSWTPSMTASVLNAASVTVRARSLDSSLTTCVLDFDSNGGALAVSSVDSGPSTPLLPFSVDTANNKLRITLPAPVPAGEEFQVRINYSGTPRPTGTFGAPYVRSTHGSPPVAVVYTFSEPYGARQWWPCKDLPDDKATSSIQRITVPSGQGWQVVSNGRLAAVVNNGATETWVWENRYPIATYLVSFCVSNYVYVSATYTSRDGTTTMPIRHAIYPENLSLEATGAAGTLQVMNFFADRFGEYPFLDEKYYTASHNSGAGMEHQTATSMPGGDVQDGMQRRNVHELAHQWFGDKITPLTFDHLWLNEGFATYCEALWDEYKWGRYQFWSRVNGWSVSTTQAVVGPNSDNFSGAAVYRKGAWVLHMLRHVVGEQKFWEIMRTWAQHPAVSYGSAVSQDFEDVAEAVSGMDLTAFFSQWLYRTDSSNPPAQPTYRFHGSSSKSGSDWLLALNTTQVGSGTPYVMPLDYEVVCQDHQTTTVRIQNSALSAVDTVNLGTSVPLEIDLDPDNWVLKYMGLSLNTVSLGRIPVNKPFAYRLHASFGTTPYTWSGGSGLPPGLTLASSGLITGTPTATGLYTFSVTVTDGASASRSATLTVEVTSDPLPEEVIVESRTSSGGLTPTPAYQETGTFGNTTSKSGAPGTVGSGARYSTQVGAKAAFRPAIPQAGLYDVYVTLDDRYSGPNNDANVGYVITNAGTPISGTVYLHPYTPGLRNKWLKIASGVPFQAGAAGTVGGVELTNVDGDGTGSNPQNRFCADAVKFVYVGPIPSEIGCWEHYEE, encoded by the coding sequence ATGAGGTGCTTCAGCGGAGTAGCGGGCCGCACGATTGGTGTGCTTGCCGCGATCATGATTAATGGCGTTGGGATGCAATTTGCGTGTGCAGGGAAGCTCGACCTGAGCCAGCGGAGAATCCTGTTTGGCGTCGGGGAAGAGATTCGCGATCGGGCGACGGCGGTTCGTGCTCTATCCGTAGCGCCTACCGAACTGGTTACCACGTTTGTCCTTGAGCGGCAGGCGCTTGAAACCGGTTACGGCCTTCGGGTGGTGGGGCTGCGGCCTGCAGAAATCGAGGTGAACGCGCGGCGCCTCGACATCGAACCCCTGCAGCGCTCTGATGGGTGGTATTATCGAGTGCCCGAAGCGCTCCTTCGAGTTGGAGTGAACGAGATGGTGATTCGCTCCAGCAAGGCGACGCGCGAAGGAACGCTGTGGGACGGCACAGTGATGTTTTCGCTCGATGGCTCCTACGAAGAGATTCATTTTGAGCGAGCATTTGCCGAGGGGGTACCCAAGGTGGCGCCGCCTGCGGATCCCGTCCAGCCGAAGTTCGATGTGCTGTTTTACGATTGCAGCTGGACTCCCAGTATGACCGCCTCGGTGCTCAATGCAGCGAGTGTGACAGTGCGGGCGCGGAGTCTGGATTCTTCGCTCACGACGTGCGTGCTCGATTTCGATTCGAACGGCGGTGCGCTCGCGGTCTCAAGCGTGGACAGTGGCCCCTCGACTCCGCTGCTCCCCTTCAGCGTGGACACAGCAAATAATAAACTTCGCATCACGTTGCCTGCTCCAGTTCCTGCAGGCGAAGAGTTTCAGGTGCGCATCAACTACAGTGGGACGCCGCGACCGACAGGCACCTTTGGGGCGCCCTACGTGCGGTCTACTCACGGCTCGCCGCCGGTGGCGGTCGTGTACACCTTCAGCGAACCCTATGGGGCGCGGCAGTGGTGGCCATGCAAGGATCTGCCCGACGACAAAGCGACTTCCTCCATTCAACGGATTACTGTGCCAAGCGGGCAGGGATGGCAGGTGGTGTCGAATGGCCGACTCGCTGCGGTCGTGAATAACGGTGCCACGGAAACGTGGGTGTGGGAAAACCGCTATCCGATCGCGACCTACCTCGTCTCGTTTTGCGTTTCGAACTATGTTTATGTGTCGGCGACGTACACCAGTCGTGACGGCACCACAACGATGCCCATTCGCCACGCAATCTACCCCGAGAACCTCAGCCTCGAGGCGACGGGTGCCGCCGGCACGTTGCAGGTCATGAACTTTTTTGCAGACCGCTTTGGCGAATATCCGTTCCTTGATGAGAAGTATTATACAGCCTCGCACAACAGCGGGGCAGGCATGGAACATCAGACAGCGACGAGCATGCCCGGGGGAGACGTGCAGGACGGCATGCAGCGGCGTAATGTTCACGAGCTCGCGCACCAGTGGTTCGGCGATAAAATTACCCCTCTTACGTTCGACCATCTATGGCTCAATGAGGGATTTGCTACGTACTGCGAGGCATTGTGGGATGAATACAAGTGGGGGCGTTATCAGTTTTGGAGCCGTGTGAACGGATGGAGCGTTTCCACGACTCAGGCCGTTGTGGGCCCCAACTCGGACAACTTCTCCGGCGCGGCGGTGTACCGCAAGGGGGCGTGGGTGTTGCACATGCTGCGCCACGTGGTGGGCGAGCAAAAGTTTTGGGAGATCATGCGCACGTGGGCCCAGCATCCGGCAGTCTCCTACGGCAGCGCGGTATCGCAGGATTTCGAGGACGTTGCCGAGGCTGTTTCGGGAATGGATTTGACGGCCTTCTTCAGCCAATGGCTTTACCGTACGGACTCCTCAAATCCACCAGCGCAACCCACCTACCGTTTCCATGGGTCCAGCTCAAAGAGCGGCTCGGATTGGCTGCTCGCACTCAACACAACGCAGGTGGGCTCCGGGACGCCCTACGTGATGCCCCTCGATTACGAAGTTGTGTGTCAGGATCATCAAACCACCACGGTCCGGATTCAGAACTCGGCGCTTTCAGCCGTGGATACGGTGAACCTGGGGACCAGTGTGCCGCTCGAAATTGACTTAGACCCCGACAACTGGGTGCTGAAGTATATGGGGTTGAGTCTCAATACGGTGAGCTTGGGGCGCATCCCGGTGAATAAGCCGTTTGCCTACCGGCTGCATGCGAGCTTTGGCACGACGCCCTACACGTGGAGTGGTGGCAGTGGCTTACCGCCGGGATTGACGCTGGCATCATCGGGCCTGATCACGGGTACCCCCACCGCCACCGGTCTCTATACATTCTCGGTCACCGTCACCGACGGGGCCTCGGCGTCGCGCTCGGCGACGCTCACTGTGGAAGTGACCAGCGACCCATTGCCGGAGGAGGTGATCGTAGAAAGCCGCACTTCGAGCGGAGGATTGACGCCGACTCCCGCGTATCAAGAGACCGGAACATTCGGCAACACGACGAGCAAGTCGGGTGCTCCCGGCACGGTTGGGAGTGGGGCCCGCTATTCCACGCAAGTGGGGGCGAAGGCGGCATTCCGTCCCGCAATTCCCCAGGCAGGCCTCTACGACGTCTATGTGACGCTGGACGATCGCTACAGTGGACCGAACAATGATGCGAATGTCGGTTACGTCATCACGAACGCCGGCACGCCAATTTCTGGGACTGTGTATCTGCATCCTTATACACCAGGCCTGCGCAACAAGTGGCTAAAAATTGCCTCGGGTGTTCCATTTCAGGCGGGCGCAGCGGGGACGGTCGGCGGCGTGGAATTGACCAACGTGGACGGCGACGGAACAGGCTCAAATCCACAGAATCGGTTCTGCGCCGATGCGGTGAAGTTTGTGTACGTCGGGCCAATCCCCTCCGAGATTGGCTGTTGGGAGCATTACGAAGAGTAG
- a CDS encoding Oligopeptide transport system permease protein OppB yields MWKLIVRRILEAIPLLLAISLVTFYLLFHSPGDFLSALRMDPKIPQEFLDREVARLGLDRPWYEVWARWVWGVVRHGNLGNSFSYKIPVAELIGQRLFNTFLLALSSTLFAWCIAVPLGIIAAVRQNRLADRFASAIAFLGLSVPAVLLALFAVYFAARTEWFPTGGMTSDRYAELPSTWEKMKDIAHHLVLPTIVLGMGGLAIYTRQMRSNLLEALGADYMRTALAKGLSYRQAVLRHALRNALNPMISLFGFAFSDLLSGAFLVENVMAWPGLGRTTIEAYNSKDMFVVAAAVMLASVMLILGNLIADILLALNDPRIRYE; encoded by the coding sequence ATGTGGAAACTCATCGTTCGTCGAATTTTGGAAGCGATTCCGCTACTGCTGGCGATTTCGCTGGTCACGTTTTACCTCCTTTTTCATTCGCCGGGCGACTTTCTTTCCGCATTACGGATGGACCCCAAGATCCCGCAAGAATTCCTTGATCGCGAAGTGGCGCGGCTTGGGCTCGATCGTCCGTGGTACGAAGTGTGGGCTCGCTGGGTCTGGGGTGTCGTACGCCATGGCAATCTCGGCAACAGTTTCAGCTACAAAATCCCGGTTGCGGAGCTCATCGGCCAGCGCCTCTTCAACACCTTCCTGCTCGCACTCAGCTCCACCCTCTTTGCGTGGTGTATTGCGGTGCCGCTGGGCATTATCGCTGCGGTGCGCCAAAACCGACTCGCGGACCGCTTTGCCTCAGCCATTGCTTTCTTGGGTCTCTCGGTGCCCGCTGTCCTCCTTGCCCTTTTTGCTGTGTATTTTGCCGCCCGCACAGAGTGGTTTCCGACCGGCGGGATGACTTCGGATCGCTACGCCGAGCTTCCCTCCACGTGGGAGAAAATGAAAGATATCGCGCACCACCTCGTTCTGCCCACCATTGTCCTTGGGATGGGCGGCTTGGCTATCTATACGCGCCAAATGCGCTCCAACCTGCTGGAGGCCTTGGGCGCCGACTACATGCGGACTGCGCTGGCCAAAGGACTGAGCTACCGTCAGGCCGTGCTCCGGCACGCCCTGCGCAACGCACTCAACCCCATGATCTCGCTTTTCGGCTTTGCATTCAGCGACCTACTCAGCGGGGCGTTTCTCGTGGAAAACGTCATGGCGTGGCCGGGCTTGGGTCGCACGACAATTGAGGCGTACAATTCCAAAGATATGTTTGTGGTGGCGGCCGCCGTGATGCTTGCGAGCGTGATGCTCATCCTCGGCAACCTGATTGCTGACATTCTCCTTGCACTCAACGACCCGAGGATTCGCTATGAGTGA
- a CDS encoding Oligopeptide transport system permease protein OppC: protein MTGPSKQHIEQGDATAREALPVGVSPARLAWRRFRRNRTAVAAGIVLIFLYLITLFGSFIAPYDPAERNYAMTNHPPMLPRFVDETGRFHLRPFVYGMVLVDPVRQTWKFDLSKKYPIRFFVKGAPYKLWWIFPCDRHLFGVDPPGRICLLGTDSVGKDVFSRLIEGGKISLSIGLVGLSISLLIGMFVGALAGYYGGWWDTLIMRGVEFLLSIPTLYLIIALRAYFQTKGIFGIGGSQLTSTQMYVMIVVILAFIGWAGQARVVRGMVLAIKEQDFVTAERALGASSLRIIARHILPNTFSYVIVAATIAIPGYILGEVALSYLGVGIQEPQVSWGIMLEQAQSLSTIRNFPWLLFAPASVIIITVCAFNFLGDGLRDAFDPKNRT, encoded by the coding sequence ATGACGGGACCAAGTAAACAACACATCGAACAAGGCGACGCGACCGCCCGAGAGGCACTGCCGGTCGGCGTATCGCCAGCGCGCTTGGCATGGCGCCGGTTCCGCCGAAACCGCACCGCCGTGGCCGCTGGCATCGTCCTAATTTTCCTCTATCTAATCACCCTTTTTGGCAGCTTCATCGCGCCCTACGATCCAGCGGAACGCAACTACGCTATGACGAACCATCCGCCGATGCTCCCGCGCTTCGTGGATGAAACCGGCCGCTTTCACCTCCGCCCGTTTGTCTATGGCATGGTCCTTGTGGATCCAGTCCGCCAGACGTGGAAATTCGACCTTTCCAAGAAATACCCCATCCGCTTTTTCGTGAAAGGAGCTCCGTACAAACTATGGTGGATTTTCCCCTGCGATCGTCACCTATTCGGCGTTGATCCGCCCGGCCGCATCTGCCTTCTCGGGACGGATAGCGTGGGCAAGGACGTTTTCTCGCGCCTCATCGAAGGCGGCAAGATCTCGCTTTCCATCGGCCTCGTCGGGCTGAGCATCTCTCTGCTCATCGGAATGTTCGTGGGAGCGCTCGCAGGCTATTACGGCGGCTGGTGGGATACCCTCATCATGCGTGGCGTGGAATTTCTCCTGTCCATCCCCACTCTGTATCTCATCATTGCTCTCCGCGCTTATTTCCAAACGAAAGGCATCTTTGGCATCGGCGGCAGCCAATTAACAAGCACACAGATGTACGTGATGATTGTCGTCATTCTGGCCTTCATCGGATGGGCTGGGCAAGCACGCGTGGTGCGGGGAATGGTGCTCGCGATTAAGGAGCAGGATTTCGTGACCGCGGAGCGCGCACTCGGGGCTTCGTCGCTGCGCATCATTGCACGCCACATTTTACCCAATACGTTTAGCTACGTCATCGTCGCCGCCACGATTGCTATTCCCGGGTACATTCTTGGCGAAGTCGCCCTGAGTTATCTGGGAGTGGGCATTCAGGAGCCGCAGGTTAGCTGGGGCATCATGCTGGAGCAGGCGCAAAGCCTCTCGACGATCCGCAATTTCCCGTGGCTTCTCTTCGCTCCTGCAAGTGTGATTATCATCACGGTGTGTGCATTCAATTTCCTCGGCGACGGACTGCGCGATGCCTTCGATCCCAAGAATCGCACCTGA
- a CDS encoding Phage protein: MIFAYAFFPHLCRYPFSRMHVELFERYDTTTRSHLPYRAGKRFALAAPRGYAKSTLHSLILPLADLCFRREQFIVIVSATFLQAATRLRALRAELASNPALRAAFPHLAQPPTEANRQTLCVAGMRISAFGAGAEMRGLTHNGWRPTKIILDDVEDSERVLSARLRDATEAWFHEVIVPLGDTTTHIEVVGTLLHRESLLAKLLHAPAFETRLYRAVEAWPDREDLWAEWRRLRSNPEDPQRTTTATQFFHENREAMLRGGCVLWPEKESLPQLMELMLTQGRVAFFQEKQNEPPAGAGALFDVEGWQRFTIREDGQIVSAQARDPAIGSSSRSPRALNDTAPATDASAEPKSPNVRELEVVGFLDPALGGGDYAAIATVGRDRRGVLYVLDVWMARVPPAQQVARAFELHSRWGYSRFGFEANAFQVMLTRAFELELQHRVQAHRPAQMRFVGIKNRAPKATRIAALEPLAAAGWLRFHEALSPTFLHEAAAYPCGQTDDGLDAVAGAVALLTTHFTHRVVSTVAIPTRRHLPNF; encoded by the coding sequence TTGATCTTTGCGTACGCGTTTTTTCCCCACCTCTGCCGCTATCCCTTCTCCCGCATGCATGTGGAACTCTTCGAGCGCTACGACACCACGACGCGTTCGCACCTCCCGTATCGCGCCGGCAAACGCTTTGCGTTGGCCGCACCACGTGGTTACGCAAAATCCACACTCCATTCGTTAATCCTCCCCCTGGCCGACCTATGCTTTAGGCGCGAACAATTCATCGTCATCGTGAGTGCAACGTTTTTGCAGGCTGCAACTCGCCTGCGCGCCCTGCGTGCGGAACTTGCGTCGAATCCTGCACTGCGGGCAGCCTTCCCGCATCTGGCACAACCGCCGACAGAGGCAAATCGCCAGACGCTCTGCGTAGCGGGCATGCGCATATCAGCGTTTGGTGCCGGAGCAGAGATGAGGGGCCTGACTCATAACGGCTGGCGCCCAACCAAAATCATTCTCGATGACGTTGAGGACTCCGAGCGCGTCCTATCCGCGCGACTGCGCGACGCCACTGAGGCGTGGTTCCACGAAGTCATTGTGCCACTCGGCGATACGACCACCCATATTGAAGTCGTTGGTACACTTCTGCATCGCGAGTCCCTTCTTGCAAAGCTCCTGCATGCTCCCGCTTTCGAAACGCGCCTTTACCGAGCCGTCGAGGCATGGCCGGACCGCGAAGACCTTTGGGCGGAGTGGCGTCGCCTGCGCTCGAACCCTGAGGATCCGCAACGCACAACGACTGCGACACAGTTTTTCCACGAAAACCGAGAGGCGATGCTTCGCGGCGGTTGCGTGCTTTGGCCAGAGAAGGAATCGCTCCCCCAGCTGATGGAGCTTATGCTGACGCAAGGACGGGTGGCATTCTTCCAAGAAAAACAAAACGAACCACCCGCCGGCGCAGGCGCTCTCTTCGACGTCGAGGGTTGGCAGCGCTTTACCATCCGTGAGGATGGCCAAATTGTTTCGGCTCAGGCGAGGGATCCAGCGATCGGCTCGTCAAGCCGCTCGCCTCGTGCACTCAACGACACGGCGCCCGCCACAGATGCTTCCGCCGAGCCGAAATCCCCCAACGTGCGCGAACTTGAGGTCGTTGGATTCTTGGACCCAGCATTGGGCGGGGGCGACTACGCCGCAATCGCCACTGTGGGACGGGATCGCCGCGGAGTCCTCTACGTTCTTGACGTCTGGATGGCTCGCGTGCCACCAGCTCAGCAAGTTGCTCGCGCATTTGAACTTCACTCGCGCTGGGGTTACAGCCGTTTCGGTTTCGAAGCAAACGCGTTTCAGGTCATGCTCACCCGCGCCTTCGAACTCGAACTGCAGCATCGCGTTCAAGCTCATCGCCCAGCACAGATGCGCTTCGTCGGCATCAAGAATCGCGCACCCAAAGCAACTCGGATTGCAGCGCTCGAACCGCTTGCAGCGGCTGGGTGGTTACGCTTCCACGAGGCGTTGTCTCCAACATTCCTCCATGAAGCGGCGGCTTATCCTTGCGGCCAAACCGATGACGGACTGGACGCGGTTGCGGGTGCTGTGGCATTGCTCACCACCCATTTTACGCATCGTGTGGTAAGCACTGTTGCGATCCCTACGCGTCGCCATCTGCCAAACTTTTAA
- a CDS encoding Sensor protein of zinc sigma-54-dependent two-component system: MLGNQSDELCASTMRERFATSAPSEAGKGGNAPAVSLRRGLPTLSAFILMVIVLLIFNLSSLRLVRLLEASKESDLGQRMVAVGRMIAYHLRQPSPPVILSLVSELPIDQQADKLEDFAATTVYEKLIQRLSEMKRLNNLAALTLLTVQGLVVADADEKMAPASPYLYNEVDAEPLSRAATGQVAQMRLYPIGDTLYKRVYVPIVSEGKPLGILALSASADYFAALREVQRRARVQMILSSALLIAIGVLVHRLFSFIVKAEARALRLARMEAMASLAGGVAHELRNPLSIIRMMCEEILADLPPESRSARNARDIIGEVDRLNELVYQFLSLAKPPDFSKAEPVDLVAEVRRTAELLRKSSPQAFALELNLPTAPLRVQADERALRQVLLNLLLNARDAVAENGGRVSVTVTERRDMAEVRIADTGPGIAQRDLERVFDPFFTTKPTGSGLGLAISRNLVQNMGGEISLTSCVGKGTEVCVRLPLRRSMTLRG; this comes from the coding sequence GTGTTAGGCAACCAAAGCGATGAGCTTTGCGCGAGCACGATGCGGGAACGATTTGCTACAAGTGCGCCTTCAGAGGCTGGGAAAGGTGGCAACGCACCTGCGGTCTCGCTTCGTCGTGGCCTCCCTACCCTCTCTGCCTTCATCCTCATGGTCATCGTCCTGCTCATCTTTAATCTTTCTTCGCTGCGGCTCGTGCGTCTGTTGGAGGCCTCAAAGGAAAGTGATTTAGGGCAGCGCATGGTAGCGGTCGGACGCATGATTGCCTACCACCTGCGCCAACCCAGCCCGCCCGTGATCCTCTCGCTGGTAAGCGAGTTGCCCATCGATCAGCAGGCCGACAAACTTGAGGACTTTGCAGCCACGACCGTTTATGAGAAGCTGATCCAACGCTTAAGCGAGATGAAGCGGCTGAACAACCTCGCGGCGCTCACGCTGCTCACCGTCCAGGGGCTCGTGGTGGCAGACGCCGACGAGAAAATGGCGCCGGCCTCACCATACTTGTACAACGAGGTGGATGCTGAGCCCTTGAGCCGTGCTGCGACGGGTCAAGTCGCACAAATGCGCCTCTATCCGATCGGGGACACGCTTTACAAACGCGTCTATGTGCCGATCGTCTCGGAAGGCAAACCGCTCGGGATTCTTGCACTGTCAGCAAGTGCGGACTACTTCGCCGCCTTACGTGAGGTGCAACGCCGAGCCCGTGTCCAGATGATCCTCAGTTCTGCCCTGCTGATCGCAATCGGGGTGCTCGTTCATCGCCTCTTCTCTTTCATCGTCAAAGCCGAGGCTCGAGCCCTACGTCTTGCACGCATGGAAGCGATGGCCTCGCTTGCCGGCGGGGTCGCCCACGAACTGCGCAACCCTCTCTCCATCATTCGAATGATGTGCGAGGAGATTCTTGCGGATCTACCGCCCGAAAGTCGCAGCGCCCGCAATGCCCGCGACATCATCGGCGAGGTGGACCGACTCAATGAGCTTGTTTACCAATTCCTGTCGCTCGCAAAGCCACCTGATTTTTCAAAGGCAGAGCCTGTGGACCTTGTGGCGGAGGTCCGACGCACCGCCGAGCTCCTCCGCAAAAGCTCTCCTCAGGCGTTCGCACTAGAGCTGAATTTGCCAACTGCCCCTCTGCGCGTGCAAGCCGACGAGCGCGCCCTTCGGCAAGTTTTACTCAATCTCCTGCTCAATGCGCGCGACGCTGTGGCTGAAAATGGTGGGCGTGTGAGTGTCACGGTCACCGAGCGACGCGATATGGCGGAAGTGCGCATCGCTGACACGGGGCCGGGCATCGCGCAACGCGACCTCGAGCGCGTTTTCGACCCGTTTTTCACCACCAAACCGACCGGCTCGGGCTTGGGACTTGCCATCTCACGGAACCTCGTCCAAAACATGGGTGGAGAAATCTCACTAACGAGCTGCGTCGGCAAGGGAACCGAGGTCTGTGTGCGCCTTCCGCTTCGTCGCAGCATGACCCTGCGCGGCTAA